From Deltaproteobacteria bacterium, a single genomic window includes:
- a CDS encoding polysaccharide deacetylase family protein produces MIDLLAHDEVAALGLEAVLDLEKIPYRRVDAIDETSASLLVAVGDLASPAEIAAVERVSALVLGGGELFARQVFGVPAARVELRSCAIALDQPIWPAATAAIAREHDKRELRLPAVPTLDVPEITKGTVLAGLAGSGRPAIARRNRCLWSPLDLGTAFARLTTEDDGLPRTPPSRAPWYGAARKAAEIAYYAAPDALRGWVRRRTYATLDQRLAALGEHASDYPIDATGHLLIELVKQLVKLAAGSLVRMARWPAPYHAAASLTHDVEPRRYAYTRGMERLLDVIEATGHPATLGLVARPAARHLHGELVRRLVPRRVLCHGLEHRGERVWGRQRVAATLERARTRLERTLGRAVTGYRSPRLDRSPDLAWALDRAGFRYDSSYPDVDRENMANFGRGVRLNVPFRPVIDDGVGGPRPSRCLELPLTAPDCIQPLFAGESPERLRQTVETKAAFLAATGGLYVALVHGGVFDEADADLRMEHLEFVYRQLRRADVWLAAMEDIADWWCRREALKLSVKGRAVHVTNTGAQPIAGARVVIERDGGDCVLNVPPLPAGAQIALVVPRSRALPAA; encoded by the coding sequence ATGATCGATCTCCTCGCGCACGACGAGGTCGCCGCCCTCGGTCTCGAGGCCGTGCTCGATCTCGAGAAGATTCCGTACCGCCGGGTCGATGCGATCGACGAGACGAGCGCGAGCCTGCTCGTGGCGGTCGGCGACCTCGCGTCGCCGGCGGAGATCGCTGCGGTCGAACGGGTGTCGGCGCTGGTGCTCGGAGGCGGCGAGCTCTTCGCGCGGCAGGTCTTCGGCGTGCCGGCGGCGCGCGTCGAACTCCGCTCCTGCGCGATCGCGCTCGACCAGCCGATCTGGCCGGCCGCGACCGCCGCGATCGCGCGCGAGCACGACAAGCGCGAGCTGCGTCTCCCGGCCGTCCCCACGCTCGACGTGCCCGAGATCACGAAGGGCACCGTGCTGGCCGGCCTCGCCGGCAGCGGGCGTCCGGCGATCGCGCGCCGTAACCGCTGCCTCTGGTCGCCGCTCGACCTCGGCACCGCCTTCGCGCGCCTGACGACGGAGGACGACGGCCTACCCCGCACGCCGCCGTCGCGCGCGCCGTGGTACGGCGCGGCCCGCAAGGCGGCGGAGATCGCCTACTACGCGGCCCCCGACGCGCTCCGCGGCTGGGTGCGGCGCCGCACCTACGCGACGCTCGATCAGCGGCTGGCGGCGCTCGGCGAGCACGCCAGCGACTACCCGATCGACGCGACCGGTCACCTGCTGATCGAGCTGGTGAAGCAGCTCGTGAAGCTCGCGGCGGGATCGTTGGTCCGGATGGCGCGCTGGCCCGCGCCGTACCATGCCGCGGCGAGCCTCACGCACGACGTCGAGCCGCGGCGCTACGCCTACACCCGCGGCATGGAGCGGCTTCTCGACGTGATCGAGGCGACCGGACACCCCGCGACGCTCGGCCTGGTCGCGAGGCCGGCCGCGCGCCACCTGCACGGCGAGCTCGTCCGGCGCCTCGTGCCGCGCCGCGTGCTCTGCCACGGGCTCGAGCACCGCGGCGAGCGGGTATGGGGGCGTCAGCGCGTCGCGGCGACGCTCGAACGCGCGCGCACGCGCCTCGAACGGACGCTCGGCCGCGCCGTCACCGGCTATCGCAGCCCGCGGCTCGATCGCTCGCCGGATCTCGCCTGGGCGCTGGATCGCGCCGGCTTCCGCTACGATTCCTCGTACCCGGACGTCGACCGCGAGAACATGGCGAACTTCGGCCGCGGCGTACGCCTGAACGTCCCGTTCCGTCCGGTGATCGACGACGGCGTGGGCGGCCCGCGCCCGAGTCGCTGTCTCGAGCTGCCGCTCACCGCGCCCGACTGCATCCAACCGCTGTTCGCCGGCGAGAGTCCGGAGCGGCTGCGGCAGACGGTCGAAACGAAGGCCGCCTTCCTCGCGGCGACCGGCGGTCTCTACGTCGCGCTCGTCCACGGCGGCGTCTTCGACGAGGCGGACGCGGACCTCCGCATGGAGCACCTCGAGTTCGTGTACCGGCAGCTCCGACGCGCCGACGTCTGGCTCGCCGCCATGGAGGACATCGCCGACTGGTGGTGTCGGCGCGAAGCGCTCAAGCTCAGCGTGAAAGGGCGCGCCGTGCACGTCACCAACACCGGCGCGCAACCCATCGCGGGCGCCCGCGTCGTCATCGAGCGCGACGGCGGCGACTGCGTCTTGAACGTTCCTCCGCTGCCCGCGGGCGCGCAGATCGCCCTCGTCGTGCCGCGCAGCCGCGCCTTGCCCGCCGCCTGA